A section of the Stenotrophomonas sp. 364 genome encodes:
- the mdoH gene encoding glucans biosynthesis glucosyltransferase MdoH, which yields MSVQSVMHVADAGQAILPAEAPMSMPEQSFKEGRLQVPRQRTAPRLMALRRFYILGGTGAMTLAATVMMWKVLAMNGISVLEACLLVLFVALFAWIALSFSGAVAGFLTAVFDRGYKLGIDPDQPLPVVHTRTALLMPTYNEDPRRLLAGLQAIYESVADTGQLAQFDFFVLSDTRREDIGVAEEQAFAALCDAVGGHDRLFYRRRGDNSGRKAGNIADWVRRFGGGYPQMLILDADSLMTGDTIVRLVAGMEHNPDVGLIQTLPAVIGGRTLFARMQQFGGRVYGPVIGRGVAWWHGAESNYWGHNAIIRTQAFAENAGLPALPGREPFGGHVLSHDFVEAALMRRGGWATHMVPYLKGSYEEGPPTLTDMLVRDRRWCQGNLQHAKVVGSKGLHWVSRMHMMIGIGHYFTAPMWGMLMLVGIAIPLFQGGIDFNEVLHLSPSLYWRHQDEEKVIRMFAITMVVLLTPKVLGYVAMLLDRVERRGCGGGIRALLSMLLETLLAALMAPVVMYVQSRGVAEVLAGKDSGWDAQQRDDGGISWPALIRGYGGLSVFGLFMGILAYAVSPSLAAWMAPVVVGMVLAIPVVALTSSRSAGTLMHRLRLMEIPEETAPPKVLVRAAELRKAAADAKALG from the coding sequence ATGAGTGTGCAGTCCGTCATGCACGTGGCCGATGCCGGGCAGGCGATCCTGCCCGCCGAAGCCCCGATGTCGATGCCCGAGCAGTCCTTCAAGGAAGGGCGGCTGCAGGTGCCGCGGCAACGCACTGCGCCACGGCTGATGGCGTTGCGACGCTTCTATATCCTGGGCGGCACGGGGGCGATGACCCTCGCCGCGACCGTGATGATGTGGAAGGTGCTGGCCATGAATGGCATCAGCGTGCTCGAGGCCTGCCTGCTGGTGCTGTTCGTGGCCCTGTTCGCGTGGATCGCGCTGTCGTTCTCCGGCGCGGTGGCCGGCTTCCTCACCGCCGTGTTCGACCGGGGTTACAAGCTCGGCATCGACCCGGACCAGCCGTTGCCGGTGGTCCATACCCGCACTGCGCTGCTGATGCCTACCTACAACGAAGACCCGCGCCGGCTGCTGGCCGGCCTGCAGGCCATCTACGAATCGGTGGCCGACACCGGGCAGCTGGCGCAGTTCGATTTCTTCGTGCTCAGTGACACCCGCCGCGAGGACATCGGCGTGGCCGAGGAGCAGGCGTTCGCTGCGTTGTGCGATGCCGTGGGCGGACACGACCGCCTGTTCTACCGGCGGCGCGGCGACAACAGCGGGCGCAAGGCCGGCAACATCGCCGACTGGGTGCGCCGCTTCGGCGGTGGCTACCCGCAGATGCTGATCCTGGACGCCGACAGCCTGATGACCGGCGACACCATCGTGCGCCTGGTGGCGGGCATGGAACACAACCCCGACGTTGGCCTGATCCAGACCCTGCCGGCGGTGATCGGCGGACGCACGCTGTTTGCGCGCATGCAGCAGTTCGGCGGGCGCGTGTACGGCCCGGTGATCGGCCGCGGCGTGGCCTGGTGGCATGGCGCGGAAAGCAACTACTGGGGCCACAACGCCATCATCCGCACCCAGGCCTTCGCCGAGAACGCCGGCCTGCCCGCATTGCCCGGGCGCGAGCCGTTCGGCGGCCACGTGCTCAGCCATGATTTCGTCGAAGCGGCGCTGATGCGTCGCGGCGGCTGGGCCACGCACATGGTGCCCTACCTCAAGGGCAGCTATGAAGAGGGCCCGCCCACCCTCACCGACATGCTGGTCCGTGACCGGCGCTGGTGCCAGGGCAACCTGCAGCATGCCAAGGTGGTGGGCTCCAAGGGCCTGCACTGGGTCAGCCGCATGCACATGATGATCGGCATCGGCCACTACTTCACCGCGCCGATGTGGGGCATGTTGATGCTGGTCGGTATCGCCATTCCGCTGTTCCAGGGCGGCATCGATTTCAACGAAGTGCTGCACCTGTCGCCGAGCCTGTACTGGCGCCACCAGGACGAAGAGAAGGTGATCCGCATGTTCGCCATCACCATGGTGGTGCTGCTTACCCCCAAGGTGCTGGGCTACGTGGCCATGCTGCTGGACCGGGTGGAGCGCCGTGGCTGTGGCGGTGGCATCCGCGCACTGCTGTCGATGCTGCTGGAAACCCTGCTGGCCGCGCTGATGGCACCGGTGGTGATGTACGTGCAGTCACGCGGCGTGGCCGAGGTGCTGGCCGGCAAGGATTCGGGTTGGGATGCGCAGCAACGCGACGACGGCGGCATCTCCTGGCCGGCCCTCATCCGCGGCTATGGCGGGCTGAGCGTGTTCGGGCTGTTCATGGGCATCCTGGCCTATGCCGTGTCGCCGTCGCTGGCGGCATGGATGGCCCCGGTGGTGGTGGGCATGGTGCTGGCCATTCCGGTGGTGGCGCTGACCTCCTCGCGCAGTGCCGGCACGCTCATGCATCGGTTGCGGCTGATGGAGATTCCCGAGGAAACCGCACCGCCCAAGGTGCTGGTGCGCGCGGCGGAGCTGCGCAAGGCCGCGGCCGATGCCAAGGCGCTGGGCTGA
- a CDS encoding TonB-dependent receptor produces MSAPRPSPLHRRPARLVRAPLALAVCLLLATPAVALAAGAGEPAAKNLDTVVVTASGNQQWIKDAPASISVISREDIERQPVHDLGALLSRIPGVTGGLSAAGEQSKIKLRGMPSNYTLILVDGKRVGSSASTNYRPDLGRQDLNWISPDQIERIEVVRGPMSSLYGSDAMGGVINIITRRIGDTWSGSATHSYTSPQDSKRGDTQQIGTNFSGPLTENVGMRVGASYTNRDSDRSNGGMYGNAYGGEKDRNFDALLDWTLSDAQSLQFEAGYGVQQAFASTSLEDEGDGAWGASELKRTSLSLSHTGNWSFGTSKITGYWTEFKNDIGPTGRSEAKDMILEGSLSTPFTLWVDHQLSVGGQWKRQELTNTDTIGQAPVDYAGNPVNGASLEVDTWAVFVEDELKLHETLALTLGARLDHHEQFGSHVSPRAYLVYHPAESWTLRGGISKGFRAPSLTENAASAATQSGGRGCGSLRPLGYVTGGCYMAGNPNLDPETSTNREIGFNFDNGTVDTGLTYFHTDFKNKIEYEPLGFFNGYWWTRMDNVERARTSGMEGNFNLSLGEHWRWRTAATWMKEAKNLTTGENLIDTPEFSGYSSVDWTPLDAFSATVSAQYTGKQAGIASTFIKAYTLYDLTAAWHVNSTLTVRGGVSNLADKKLYAEGATDYFVAGRSYFLGMTARF; encoded by the coding sequence ATGTCTGCTCCCCGCCCCTCCCCCCTGCACCGTCGTCCTGCGCGCCTGGTCCGTGCACCACTGGCGCTGGCCGTGTGCCTGCTGCTGGCCACCCCGGCCGTTGCGCTGGCCGCTGGCGCCGGCGAGCCCGCCGCCAAGAACCTCGACACCGTGGTGGTCACCGCCTCGGGCAACCAGCAATGGATCAAGGATGCCCCGGCCAGCATCAGCGTGATCTCGCGCGAGGATATCGAGCGCCAGCCCGTGCATGACCTGGGCGCCCTGCTCAGCCGCATTCCCGGCGTCACCGGCGGACTCAGCGCCGCCGGCGAACAGTCCAAGATCAAGCTGCGCGGCATGCCGTCCAACTACACGCTGATCCTGGTGGACGGCAAGCGCGTGGGCAGCTCGGCCTCGACCAACTACCGTCCCGACCTGGGCCGCCAGGACCTCAACTGGATCTCGCCGGACCAGATCGAGCGCATCGAAGTGGTGCGTGGCCCGATGTCCTCGCTGTACGGCTCGGATGCGATGGGCGGGGTGATCAACATCATCACCCGTCGCATCGGCGACACCTGGAGCGGCAGCGCCACCCACAGCTACACCTCGCCGCAGGACAGCAAGCGCGGGGACACCCAGCAGATCGGCACCAACTTCTCCGGCCCGCTCACCGAGAACGTCGGCATGCGCGTCGGCGCCAGCTACACCAACCGCGACTCGGACCGCAGCAATGGCGGCATGTACGGGAATGCCTATGGCGGCGAGAAGGACCGCAACTTCGATGCCCTGCTGGACTGGACACTGAGCGACGCGCAGAGCCTGCAGTTCGAAGCCGGCTACGGCGTGCAGCAGGCCTTTGCCAGCACCTCGCTGGAAGACGAAGGCGACGGCGCCTGGGGCGCCAGCGAGCTCAAGCGCACCAGCCTGTCGCTGAGCCACACCGGCAACTGGTCCTTCGGCACTTCCAAGATCACCGGCTACTGGACCGAATTCAAGAACGACATCGGCCCGACCGGCCGCTCCGAAGCCAAGGACATGATCCTGGAAGGCAGCCTGAGCACGCCGTTCACCCTGTGGGTGGACCACCAGCTGAGCGTGGGCGGCCAGTGGAAGCGCCAGGAGCTGACCAACACCGACACCATCGGCCAAGCCCCGGTGGACTACGCCGGCAACCCGGTGAATGGCGCATCACTGGAAGTGGATACCTGGGCGGTGTTCGTCGAGGACGAGCTGAAGCTGCACGAAACGCTTGCCCTCACCCTCGGCGCGCGGCTGGACCACCACGAGCAGTTCGGCAGTCACGTCAGCCCGCGTGCGTACCTGGTCTACCACCCGGCGGAAAGCTGGACGCTGCGCGGCGGCATCTCCAAGGGCTTCCGCGCGCCAAGCCTGACCGAGAACGCGGCGTCGGCGGCGACGCAGTCGGGCGGCCGCGGCTGCGGTTCGCTGCGCCCGCTGGGCTATGTCACCGGCGGCTGCTACATGGCCGGCAACCCGAACCTGGATCCGGAAACCAGCACCAACCGCGAGATCGGGTTCAATTTCGACAACGGCACCGTGGACACCGGGCTGACCTACTTCCATACCGACTTCAAGAACAAGATCGAATACGAACCCCTCGGCTTCTTCAACGGCTACTGGTGGACGCGCATGGACAATGTCGAGCGTGCCCGCACCAGCGGCATGGAAGGCAACTTCAACCTGAGCCTGGGCGAACACTGGCGCTGGCGCACGGCGGCGACCTGGATGAAGGAAGCCAAGAACCTGACCACCGGCGAGAACCTGATCGACACGCCGGAGTTCTCCGGCTACTCCTCGGTGGACTGGACTCCGCTGGATGCGTTCTCGGCAACGGTATCGGCGCAGTACACCGGCAAGCAGGCCGGCATCGCCAGCACCTTCATCAAGGCCTACACGCTGTATGACCTGACCGCGGCATGGCACGTCAACAGCACGCTGACCGTGCGCGGCGGGGTGAGCAACCTGGCCGACAAGAAGCTGTACGCCGAAGGCGCCACCGACTACTTCGTGGCCGGCCGCAGCTACTTCCTGGGCATGACCGCGCGCTTCTGA
- a CDS encoding DUF2628 domain-containing protein: MDSNTSSSAPLSPKWQFRFNFFNQHGAPSSPAFKAAYKELPFGEKIKVNFNFFALFFSWIYFLILGMWRKALTILGLSIVVMVVAAFMPKAVGNGIGIAWSLLIALTANYSYYLEKVKGDTSWNPFAGMRW, from the coding sequence ATGGACTCCAATACCTCTTCTTCTGCACCGCTCAGCCCGAAGTGGCAGTTCCGCTTCAACTTCTTCAACCAGCATGGCGCCCCGAGTTCGCCGGCCTTCAAGGCCGCGTACAAGGAGCTGCCGTTCGGCGAGAAGATCAAGGTCAACTTCAACTTCTTCGCCCTGTTCTTCAGCTGGATCTACTTCCTGATCCTGGGCATGTGGCGCAAGGCCCTGACCATCCTGGGTCTGTCGATCGTGGTGATGGTGGTGGCCGCCTTCATGCCCAAGGCGGTTGGCAACGGCATCGGCATTGCGTGGTCGCTGCTGATCGCCCTGACCGCCAACTACTCCTATTACCTGGAAAAGGTGAAGGGCGACACCAGCTGGAACCCCTTCGCGGGCATGCGCTGGTAA
- the arcD gene encoding arginine-ornithine antiporter, producing the protein MTAPSNRLGLAALTALVVGSMVGAGIFSLPQNIARSAGPGAALLGWAISGLGMLMLAFVFQNLANRKPQLDAGIYAYAKAGFGDYIGFSSAWGYWICSLLGNVSFFVLIFSGLGYFVPAFGEGNTWQAIACASVLLWAMHATVLRGIGQAALINAVVTVAKVVPIVVFVVIAAIGFRLEVFTADFWGTLSLGGLGGQLRGMMLITVWVFIGIEGASIYSRRAARRADVGRATVIGFLGVLALLMLVNLLSMGVLGQQQLAHLHNPSMAFVLEAIVGPWGARLIIVGMVVSVLGALLAWVLLCAEVLHAAAGDGTMPAFLARQNANDVPANALWLTNGLIQLFLVITLFSASTYTSLVLLGASMALVPYLFSAAYGVLVAWRGEGYADRSAPRRRDLVIAVLATVYALWLVYAGGVTQVLLSALLYAPGMLMFALAKQQRGQPVFTPMERVIAVCVLAVALAAVWGLWHGHLTLG; encoded by the coding sequence ATGACCGCGCCTTCCAACCGGCTTGGCCTGGCCGCACTCACCGCCTTGGTGGTGGGGTCGATGGTGGGCGCGGGCATCTTCTCGCTGCCGCAGAACATCGCGCGCAGTGCCGGTCCCGGCGCGGCGCTGCTGGGCTGGGCGATCAGCGGCCTGGGCATGCTGATGCTGGCGTTCGTGTTCCAGAACCTGGCCAACCGCAAGCCGCAGCTGGATGCGGGCATCTACGCCTATGCCAAGGCGGGCTTCGGCGACTACATCGGCTTCTCGTCGGCATGGGGCTACTGGATCTGTTCGCTGCTGGGCAACGTCAGCTTCTTCGTACTGATCTTCAGCGGGCTGGGCTACTTCGTGCCGGCCTTCGGCGAGGGCAATACCTGGCAGGCCATCGCCTGCGCGTCGGTCCTGTTGTGGGCCATGCACGCGACGGTCCTGCGCGGGATCGGTCAGGCGGCGCTGATCAACGCGGTGGTCACCGTGGCCAAGGTGGTCCCGATCGTGGTGTTCGTGGTGATTGCCGCCATCGGCTTCCGGCTGGAGGTCTTCACTGCGGACTTCTGGGGCACGCTGTCGCTGGGCGGCCTTGGCGGGCAGCTGCGCGGGATGATGCTGATCACCGTGTGGGTGTTCATCGGCATCGAGGGCGCCAGCATCTATTCGCGCCGGGCGGCACGCCGCGCCGATGTCGGCCGCGCCACGGTGATCGGCTTCCTGGGCGTGCTGGCGCTGCTGATGCTGGTCAACCTGCTGTCGATGGGCGTGCTGGGCCAGCAGCAGCTGGCCCACCTGCACAATCCGTCGATGGCGTTCGTGCTGGAGGCCATCGTCGGCCCATGGGGCGCGCGTCTGATCATCGTCGGGATGGTCGTGTCGGTGCTGGGTGCATTGCTGGCCTGGGTGCTGCTGTGCGCCGAAGTGCTGCATGCCGCGGCCGGCGACGGCACCATGCCCGCCTTCCTGGCCCGGCAGAACGCCAACGATGTGCCGGCCAACGCGCTGTGGCTGACCAACGGGCTGATCCAGCTGTTCCTGGTGATCACCCTGTTCAGCGCCAGCACCTACACCAGCCTGGTGCTGCTGGGCGCATCGATGGCGCTGGTGCCGTACCTGTTCTCGGCCGCCTACGGGGTGCTGGTGGCCTGGCGCGGTGAAGGGTATGCAGACCGTTCGGCGCCGCGCCGACGCGATCTGGTGATTGCGGTGCTGGCCACCGTGTACGCACTGTGGCTGGTGTATGCCGGCGGGGTCACGCAGGTGCTGCTGTCGGCACTGCTGTATGCACCGGGCATGCTGATGTTCGCGCTGGCCAAGCAGCAGCGCGGGCAGCCGGTGTTCACTCCGATGGAGCGGGTGATCGCAGTGTGCGTGCTGGCGGTGGCGCTGGCGGCGGTGTGGGGGCTGTGGCACGGCCACCTGACGTTGGGCTGA
- a CDS encoding methyl-accepting chemotaxis protein, which translates to MPASRPISSQRPGSIANRLMLGTALIAMLCFGVTAAISYREASQALIDSSRQTMQSEANAESRRVGADLANAFSISQALADSLVVQHAAGGLTRATASHVVEQQLRSHPEWVGLGTLWEPQAFDGKDSEFVDAEAHDATGRFMSYWSWQDGTPKQDPLKGYDVPGDGDWYLRPRALKRQTVAEPYRYEIAGKPVLMTTLSTPVLDKGTFLGAVTVDFGLAALQERLAALRPMGEGHVELISPGGIVLAAQDAKEIGKRRDDAATRRILAAVGADKPYEDFSVDAAGNVKAYVPLRIGTSQERFALGVVVPHDLITAQARALLWIILAVGLGAALVLSASVYVLLRRQAIRPLAEAVRLSADVAEGRLDTALPPPRNDEVGRLLESMQRMRSQVRAVMAAQGEMAQRHEAGELSYRMDVQSFPGEYGQMVGDTNQLVGANIAVTRRLVEVMQRYAVGDLSQDMDRLPGEQARFTEAMDTTKANLRAINTQIRDLAGAAALGDFSQRGDVVRFDHDFRGMVENLNTMMQVSDDNLQQISALLRAIAAGDLTARMHGQFHGVFAQMRDDADTTVTQLTDIVGRIQQATASINLAAGEIASGNSDLSRRTEQQAASLEETAASMEELTSTVRQNADHAVQANTLAANAAEVASQGGQVVGQVVTTMAGIEASSKRIAEIISVIDGIAFQTNILALNAAVEAARAGEQGRGFAVVASEVRALAQRSAGAAKEIKTLIDDSVSQVTQGSALVRTAGDTMQEIVSGVRRVNDIMAEISAASKEQSAGIEQVNQTITQMDETTQQNAALVEEATAAARAMEEQAQHLGTAVAIFRIDTGASPAPASRPHAAPSARRAAAARGAQREPALAGDDWQTF; encoded by the coding sequence ATGCCTGCGTCCCGCCCGATTTCCTCCCAGCGCCCCGGCAGCATCGCCAACCGGCTGATGCTGGGAACCGCGCTGATCGCCATGCTCTGCTTCGGCGTGACCGCCGCCATCAGCTACCGCGAAGCCAGCCAGGCGCTGATCGATTCGTCGCGGCAGACCATGCAGAGCGAGGCCAATGCTGAATCGCGCCGGGTAGGTGCCGACCTGGCCAATGCGTTCTCCATCAGCCAGGCGCTGGCCGACAGCCTGGTGGTGCAGCACGCTGCCGGCGGCTTGACCCGGGCCACCGCCTCGCACGTGGTCGAACAGCAGCTGCGCTCGCACCCGGAGTGGGTGGGGCTGGGAACGCTGTGGGAGCCGCAGGCCTTCGACGGCAAGGACAGCGAGTTCGTCGATGCCGAAGCACACGACGCGACGGGCCGTTTCATGAGCTACTGGTCCTGGCAGGACGGCACGCCCAAGCAGGACCCGCTGAAGGGCTACGACGTGCCGGGCGACGGCGACTGGTACCTGCGTCCGCGCGCGCTGAAGCGCCAGACCGTGGCCGAACCGTATCGCTATGAAATTGCCGGCAAGCCCGTGCTGATGACGACCCTGTCCACCCCGGTGCTGGACAAGGGCACGTTCCTCGGCGCGGTCACCGTCGACTTCGGCCTGGCCGCATTGCAGGAGCGCCTGGCTGCGCTGCGCCCGATGGGCGAAGGCCACGTCGAACTGATTTCCCCGGGCGGCATCGTGCTGGCTGCGCAGGATGCCAAGGAGATCGGCAAGCGCCGCGACGATGCCGCCACCCGCCGGATCCTTGCCGCGGTGGGCGCCGACAAGCCCTACGAAGATTTCAGCGTGGATGCCGCCGGCAACGTGAAGGCGTATGTGCCGCTGCGCATCGGCACCAGCCAGGAGCGCTTCGCCCTGGGCGTGGTGGTGCCGCACGACCTGATCACCGCGCAGGCGCGTGCGCTGCTGTGGATCATCCTGGCCGTGGGCCTGGGCGCGGCGCTGGTGCTCAGCGCCAGCGTCTACGTGCTGCTGCGTCGCCAGGCGATCCGCCCGTTGGCCGAAGCGGTGCGGTTGTCGGCCGATGTCGCCGAAGGCCGCCTGGATACCGCGCTGCCGCCGCCGCGCAACGACGAAGTGGGACGCCTGCTCGAATCGATGCAGCGCATGCGCAGCCAGGTGCGCGCGGTGATGGCCGCACAGGGCGAAATGGCGCAGCGGCATGAAGCCGGTGAGCTCAGCTACCGCATGGACGTGCAGTCCTTCCCGGGCGAATACGGGCAGATGGTGGGCGACACCAACCAGCTGGTCGGCGCCAACATCGCCGTCACCCGCCGCCTGGTGGAAGTGATGCAGCGTTACGCGGTGGGCGACCTGTCCCAGGACATGGACCGCCTGCCGGGCGAGCAGGCGCGCTTCACCGAGGCGATGGATACCACCAAGGCCAACCTGCGCGCGATCAACACCCAGATCCGCGACCTGGCCGGTGCTGCGGCGCTGGGCGATTTCAGCCAGCGGGGCGACGTGGTGCGCTTCGACCACGACTTCCGCGGCATGGTCGAAAACCTCAACACCATGATGCAGGTCAGCGACGACAACCTGCAGCAGATCTCCGCGCTGCTGCGGGCGATCGCCGCCGGTGACCTCACCGCGCGCATGCACGGGCAGTTCCATGGCGTGTTCGCGCAGATGCGCGACGACGCCGACACCACCGTGACCCAGTTGACCGACATCGTCGGCCGCATCCAGCAGGCCACGGCCAGCATCAACCTGGCGGCCGGCGAGATCGCCTCGGGCAACAGCGACCTGTCGCGCCGCACCGAGCAGCAGGCGGCCAGCCTGGAAGAAACCGCGGCCTCGATGGAAGAGCTGACCTCCACCGTGCGCCAGAACGCCGATCACGCCGTGCAGGCCAACACGCTGGCGGCCAACGCGGCCGAGGTGGCGTCGCAGGGCGGGCAGGTGGTGGGCCAGGTGGTGACCACCATGGCCGGTATTGAGGCCTCGTCCAAGCGCATCGCCGAGATCATTTCGGTGATCGACGGCATCGCCTTCCAGACCAACATCCTGGCCTTGAACGCCGCCGTTGAAGCCGCCCGTGCCGGTGAGCAGGGCCGCGGGTTCGCGGTGGTGGCCTCTGAAGTGCGCGCGCTGGCGCAGCGTTCCGCCGGTGCGGCCAAGGAGATCAAGACCCTGATCGACGACTCGGTCAGCCAGGTCACCCAGGGCTCGGCACTGGTGCGCACCGCCGGTGACACCATGCAGGAAATCGTCAGCGGCGTGCGCCGCGTCAACGACATCATGGCCGAGATCTCGGCGGCGTCGAAGGAGCAGTCGGCTGGCATCGAGCAGGTGAACCAGACCATCACCCAGATGGACGAAACCACCCAGCAGAACGCCGCGCTGGTGGAAGAAGCCACCGCCGCCGCCCGTGCGATGGAAGAGCAGGCCCAGCACCTGGGCACCGCCGTGGCGATCTTCCGCATCGATACCGGCGCCTCCCCGGCCCCTGCGTCGCGCCCGCACGCTGCGCCGTCGGCCAGGCGGGCCGCCGCCGCACGCGGCGCACAGCGTGAGCCGGCGCTGGCCGGCGACGACTGGCAGACGTTCTGA